In the genome of Myroides phaeus, one region contains:
- a CDS encoding tyrosine-type recombinase/integrase, which produces MDKNLERFIEYLYKEKNYSAETIKAYEYDIVTYVDFLALKDLDYLTVKYDGVRLWIVELSEQGVSNRSINRKMSSLRSYYKFLQKIEEVEVSPLQLHRSLKVEKKLQLPFSVNEIDAVREMLDGLEDFNSIRDLLIVEMLYCLGLRRAELVALKISDVDFYQHQVKVLGKGDKVRVIPMVQVVEKILKKYISVRGLVMSNMAKNDSLLVNEKGNKINEMFVYRVINRYFSNATTKEKKSPHVLRHSFATHLLENGADINSIKELMGHESLGTTQGYAQINLKELKKVYQGAHPRMKKK; this is translated from the coding sequence ATGGATAAAAATTTAGAAAGATTTATCGAGTATTTGTATAAAGAGAAAAATTATTCTGCTGAAACAATTAAGGCTTATGAATATGATATAGTTACTTATGTGGATTTTTTAGCATTGAAAGATTTAGATTATTTGACTGTTAAGTATGATGGTGTGCGATTGTGGATAGTAGAATTATCTGAGCAGGGAGTTAGTAATCGTTCGATTAATAGAAAAATGAGCTCGTTACGTTCTTATTACAAGTTTTTGCAAAAAATAGAAGAAGTAGAGGTTAGTCCTTTGCAACTTCATCGTTCGTTGAAAGTAGAGAAGAAACTTCAATTACCTTTTTCTGTAAATGAAATTGATGCAGTGAGAGAGATGTTAGATGGGTTAGAGGATTTTAACTCGATTAGAGATTTACTAATTGTAGAAATGCTTTATTGTTTAGGTTTACGTAGAGCAGAGTTGGTAGCATTGAAAATAAGTGATGTGGATTTTTATCAGCATCAAGTTAAAGTTCTTGGAAAGGGAGATAAAGTCCGTGTTATACCTATGGTTCAGGTAGTTGAGAAAATACTAAAAAAATATATTAGTGTTAGAGGCTTGGTTATGAGTAATATGGCTAAAAACGACAGTTTGTTGGTTAATGAAAAAGGTAACAAAATCAATGAAATGTTTGTTTATCGGGTTATAAATCGCTACTTTAGTAATGCAACAACGAAGGAGAAGAAAAGTCCACACGTGTTGCGACATTCATTTGCTACACATTTATTAGAGAATGGAGCAGATATCAATTCGATAAAGGAGTTGATGGGGCACGAGAGTTTGGGAACAACGCAAGGTTATGCGCAAATAAACTTGAAAGAGTTGAAAAAAGTTTACCAAGGGGCTCATCCTCGAATGAAGAAAAAGTAA
- the rplK gene encoding 50S ribosomal protein L11, which produces MAKEISKVVKLQVKGGAANPSPPVGPALGAAGVNIMEFCKQFNARTQDKPGKVLPVQITVYKDKSFDFVVKTPPAAVQLLEAAKVKTGSGEPNRKKVASVTWEQVRAIAEDKMPDLNAFTVEAAMSMIAGTARSMGITVTGNAPF; this is translated from the coding sequence ATGGCAAAAGAAATTAGTAAAGTAGTTAAACTACAAGTTAAGGGAGGTGCTGCGAATCCTTCGCCACCGGTTGGACCTGCTTTGGGGGCTGCTGGAGTTAACATCATGGAGTTCTGTAAACAATTCAATGCAAGAACACAAGATAAACCCGGTAAAGTTTTACCAGTACAAATTACTGTGTACAAAGACAAATCATTTGACTTTGTTGTTAAGACGCCACCTGCTGCTGTTCAATTATTAGAGGCTGCGAAAGTGAAAACTGGATCTGGTGAGCCTAATAGAAAAAAAGTAGCAAGCGTTACTTGGGAACAAGTACGTGCTATTGCGGAAGACAAAATGCCTGATTTAAATGCATTTACTGTTGAAGCGGCTATGAGTATGATAGCTGGTACTGCAAGATCTATGGGAATAACAGTAACAGGAAATGCTCCTTTTTAA
- the tuf gene encoding elongation factor Tu: MAKETFDRSKPHLNIGTIGHVDHGKTTTTAAITKVLAEAGFSEARSFDSIDNAPEEKERGITINTSHVEYQTANRHYAHVDCPGHADYVKNMVTGAAQMDGAILVVAATDGPMPQTREHILLGRQVGIPRIVVFMNKVDLVDDAELLELVEMEIRDLLSFYQYDGDNGPVVKGSALGALNGEQKWVDALLELMEEVDKWIEEPVRDNEKPFLMPVEDVFTITGRGTVATGRIETGVANTGDAVEIIGMGADKLTSTITGVEMFRKILDRGEAGDNVGLLLRGIDKTDIRRGMVICKPGSVKPHAKFKAEVYILKKEEGGRHTPFHNNYRPQFYVRTTDVTGTIQLPEGTEMVMPGDNLTITVELLSPIALSVGLRFAIREGGRTVGAGQVTEIID, from the coding sequence ATGGCAAAGGAAACTTTTGACCGTTCGAAACCGCACTTAAACATCGGTACTATCGGACACGTGGATCACGGTAAAACTACTACTACTGCTGCTATTACTAAAGTTTTAGCTGAAGCAGGATTTTCAGAAGCTCGTTCGTTTGATTCAATTGATAACGCACCAGAAGAAAAAGAGCGTGGTATTACAATTAATACTTCTCACGTTGAATACCAAACAGCTAATCGTCACTACGCGCACGTAGACTGTCCAGGTCACGCGGATTACGTTAAGAACATGGTAACTGGAGCAGCGCAAATGGATGGAGCAATTTTAGTAGTTGCTGCAACTGATGGTCCAATGCCACAAACTCGTGAGCACATCTTATTAGGACGCCAAGTTGGTATTCCAAGAATTGTTGTATTCATGAACAAAGTTGACTTAGTAGATGACGCTGAGTTATTAGAGCTTGTTGAAATGGAAATTAGAGATTTATTATCTTTCTACCAATACGACGGTGATAATGGACCAGTAGTTAAAGGATCTGCTTTAGGAGCTTTAAACGGAGAGCAAAAATGGGTTGATGCATTATTAGAATTAATGGAAGAAGTTGACAAATGGATCGAAGAGCCAGTACGTGACAACGAAAAACCATTCTTAATGCCAGTAGAAGACGTATTTACAATTACAGGACGTGGAACTGTTGCTACAGGACGTATCGAAACTGGAGTTGCTAATACAGGAGATGCTGTTGAAATCATCGGTATGGGAGCTGACAAATTAACTTCTACTATTACAGGAGTTGAGATGTTCCGTAAAATCTTAGACCGTGGAGAAGCTGGAGATAACGTAGGTTTATTATTGAGAGGTATTGACAAAACTGATATCCGTCGTGGTATGGTTATTTGTAAACCAGGTTCAGTTAAACCACACGCTAAATTCAAAGCTGAGGTTTATATCTTGAAAAAAGAAGAAGGTGGACGTCACACTCCATTCCACAATAACTACCGTCCTCAATTCTACGTTCGTACAACTGACGTAACTGGAACAATCCAATTACCAGAAGGAACTGAGATGGTTATGCCTGGAGATAACTTAACTATCACTGTTGAGTTATTAAGCCCAATCGCATTATCAGTAGGTTTACGTTTCGCTATCCGTGAAGGAGGTAGAACAGTAGGTGCTGGTCAGGTTACTGAAATTATTGACTAA
- the rplA gene encoding 50S ribosomal protein L1 — protein sequence MAKLTKKQKEAAAKIEKNTLYSLKSASVLLKEVASAKFDESVDIAVRLGVDPRKANQMVRGVVTLPHGTGKDVRVLALVTPDKEAEAKAAGADYVGLDEYLQKIKDGWTDVDVIITMPAVMGKLGPLGRILGPRGLMPNPKTGTVTMDVAKAVQEVKAGKIDFKVDKTGIVHASVGKVSFDADKITENAAELIQTLIKLKPTAAKGTYIKSIHISSTMSPAIALDPKAV from the coding sequence ATGGCAAAATTAACGAAAAAGCAAAAAGAAGCTGCTGCAAAAATTGAAAAGAATACTTTATATTCTTTGAAAAGTGCATCTGTATTATTAAAAGAAGTTGCTTCTGCAAAATTTGACGAATCTGTAGATATCGCTGTACGTTTAGGTGTAGACCCTCGTAAAGCAAATCAAATGGTGCGTGGTGTAGTTACTTTACCTCACGGTACAGGTAAAGATGTTAGAGTGTTAGCATTAGTTACTCCTGATAAAGAAGCTGAAGCTAAAGCTGCTGGTGCTGACTATGTTGGACTAGATGAGTACCTTCAAAAAATTAAAGACGGTTGGACAGATGTTGATGTTATCATCACTATGCCTGCTGTTATGGGTAAATTAGGTCCTTTAGGTCGTATTTTAGGACCAAGAGGTTTAATGCCAAACCCTAAGACAGGTACAGTTACTATGGACGTAGCGAAAGCTGTTCAAGAAGTAAAAGCTGGTAAAATCGATTTTAAAGTTGATAAAACTGGAATTGTTCACGCTTCTGTTGGTAAAGTGTCTTTTGATGCTGATAAAATTACTGAGAACGCGGCTGAACTTATTCAAACATTAATCAAATTAAAACCAACTGCAGCTAAGGGTACTTATATCAAGTCTATTCATATATCTAGTACTATGAGCCCTGCTATTGCTTTAGATCCTAAAGCAGTATAA
- the secE gene encoding preprotein translocase subunit SecE, with protein sequence MAKVFNYISEAFTELKSNVTWSPWSDVQRYTIIVAVFAILFSLATWGVDSGFGKVLGVFYSWARA encoded by the coding sequence ATGGCAAAAGTTTTTAATTACATATCAGAGGCTTTTACGGAGTTAAAAAGTAATGTTACTTGGTCTCCGTGGTCAGATGTTCAACGATACACTATAATTGTTGCTGTCTTTGCTATCTTATTTTCCCTTGCAACTTGGGGAGTAGATTCAGGGTTTGGTAAAGTTTTAGGAGTGTTTTATAGTTGGGCGAGAGCATAA
- the rplL gene encoding 50S ribosomal protein L7/L12 produces MADLKQFAEQLVNLTVKEVNELATILKDEYGIEPAAAAVVVAGGAEGGAAEEQTEFTVVLKEAGASKLAVVKAVKELTGLGLKEAKDIVDSTPANIKEGVSKDEAEGLKKSLEEAGAVVELK; encoded by the coding sequence ATGGCAGATTTGAAACAATTCGCAGAACAATTAGTTAACTTAACAGTTAAAGAAGTTAACGAATTAGCAACTATATTAAAAGACGAGTACGGAATCGAACCAGCTGCTGCTGCTGTAGTAGTTGCAGGTGGTGCTGAAGGTGGTGCTGCTGAAGAGCAAACTGAATTCACAGTTGTATTAAAAGAAGCTGGTGCTTCTAAATTAGCTGTAGTTAAAGCTGTTAAAGAATTAACAGGTTTAGGATTAAAAGAAGCTAAAGATATCGTTGACTCAACTCCAGCAAACATCAAAGAAGGTGTTTCTAAAGATGAGGCAGAAGGTCTTAAAAAATCATTGGAAGAAGCAGGAGCTGTTGTTGAGCTTAAATAA
- the hpf gene encoding ribosome hibernation-promoting factor, HPF/YfiA family: MKVNIQAINFNVDRKLVDFVNERLSKLEKFYDKVISVDVFLKLENTNEKENKVAEMKLLVPGDEMVVKKTCKSFEESVDAGTDALERLVVKFKEKTKSH, translated from the coding sequence ATGAAAGTTAACATTCAAGCCATTAATTTTAATGTAGATCGAAAATTAGTAGATTTTGTAAATGAGCGTTTATCTAAACTTGAAAAGTTTTATGATAAGGTAATTTCAGTAGATGTGTTTTTGAAATTAGAAAATACCAATGAGAAAGAAAACAAAGTAGCAGAGATGAAATTACTGGTACCAGGAGATGAAATGGTTGTTAAGAAAACTTGCAAGAGTTTTGAAGAGAGTGTGGATGCAGGAACCGATGCCTTAGAGCGTTTAGTTGTGAAATTCAAGGAGAAAACGAAATCACATTAA
- the rplJ gene encoding 50S ribosomal protein L10 — MTREQKAVAIEELKAKLAESNIFYITDISGLNAEVTSNFRKACNKAGIKLEVVKNTLLAKAMESSDRGYEELPSILKGNSAIMFADVANAPAKVIKEFRKKAEKPAIKGAYIMEEVYVGENLLETLVAIKSKEEVIGEIIGLLQSPAQRVISALKNQFKDEE, encoded by the coding sequence ATGACTAGAGAACAAAAAGCAGTAGCGATTGAAGAGTTAAAAGCTAAATTAGCTGAATCAAACATCTTCTATATCACTGATATATCAGGACTTAATGCGGAAGTTACTTCAAACTTTAGAAAAGCTTGTAACAAAGCTGGAATTAAATTAGAAGTAGTTAAAAACACTTTGCTTGCAAAAGCAATGGAGTCTTCTGACAGAGGTTATGAGGAGTTACCTTCTATCTTAAAAGGAAATAGTGCTATTATGTTTGCTGATGTTGCTAACGCACCAGCTAAAGTTATTAAAGAGTTCAGAAAGAAAGCTGAGAAACCAGCTATCAAAGGAGCTTACATCATGGAAGAAGTGTATGTAGGTGAGAACTTATTAGAGACATTAGTAGCTATTAAATCTAAAGAAGAAGTTATTGGAGAAATCATTGGATTACTTCAATCTCCAGCTCAAAGAGTTATTTCAGCTCTTAAAAACCAATTTAAAGACGAAGAATAG
- the nusG gene encoding transcription termination/antitermination protein NusG: MADTSVKKWYVVRAVSGQENKVKNYIESEISRLGLADYLSQVLVPTEKVVTINKDGKKKTTDRVYFPGYVMIEASLTGEVPHVIKSINGVIGFLGETRGGEPVPLRESEVNRMLGRVDELAVKVDKGAIPYTVGESVKVTDGPFNGFDGTIENINEEKRKLEVMVKIFGRKTPLELSFTQVEKL; this comes from the coding sequence ATGGCTGATACAAGTGTCAAAAAATGGTATGTGGTTCGTGCGGTAAGTGGACAAGAGAATAAGGTTAAAAATTATATTGAATCTGAAATCTCTCGCTTAGGTTTAGCTGATTACTTATCACAAGTTTTAGTACCAACTGAGAAAGTTGTTACAATTAATAAAGATGGTAAAAAGAAAACTACAGATCGTGTTTACTTCCCAGGCTATGTAATGATTGAAGCAAGTTTGACAGGTGAGGTTCCTCACGTTATTAAATCAATCAATGGAGTTATCGGTTTCTTAGGTGAGACCAGAGGTGGAGAACCAGTTCCATTGAGAGAATCAGAAGTAAACAGAATGTTAGGTAGAGTTGATGAGTTAGCTGTTAAAGTTGACAAAGGAGCAATCCCTTACACTGTTGGTGAGTCTGTTAAAGTTACAGATGGACCATTTAATGGATTTGATGGTACAATCGAAAACATTAATGAAGAGAAACGCAAGCTTGAAGTAATGGTTAAGATTTTCGGAAGAAAAACACCATTGGAGTTAAGCTTTACGCAAGTAGAAAAATTATAA
- the rpoB gene encoding DNA-directed RNA polymerase subunit beta: protein MITNQTERLNFASTKNIPAYPDFLDIQVKSFKDFFQLETKSEERGKEGLYNTFMENFPITDTRNQFVLEFLDYFVDPPRYSIEECIDRGLTYSVPLKARLKLYCTDPEHEDFETIVQDVYLGTIPYMAPSGTFVINGAERVVVSQLHRSPGVFFGQSFHANGTKLYSARVIPFKGSWIEFATDINSVMYAYIDRKKKLPVTTLFRAIGFERDKDILEIFDLAEEVKVSKTGLKKYIGRRLAARVLNTWHEDFVDEDTGEVVSIERNEIVLDRDTVLDKDNVEEIIDANVKTVLLHKEDNNQADYAIIHNTLQKDPTNSEKEAVEHIYRQLRNAEPPDEETARGIIDKLFFSDQRYNLGEVGRYRMNKKLNLDTPIDKQVLTKEDIITIVKYLIELINSKAEIDDIDHLSNRRVRTVGEQLSAQFGVGLARMARTIRERMNVRDNEVFTPIDLINAKTLSSVINSFFGTNQLSQFMDQTNPLAEITHKRRLSALGPGGLSRERAGFEVRDVHYTHYGRLCPIETPEGPNIGLISSLAVYAKVNNMGFIETPYRPVVNGQVDIVNDPIYLSAEEEEGKLIAQANVPVDAVGNMTDERVVVKEEGDFPVVEPKDIHFTDVAPNQIASISASLIPFLEHDDANRALMGSNMMRQAVPLLRPESPIVGTGLERQVASDSRVLINAEGEGTVEYVDAQKIIIKYDRTDEERLISFDPDEKTYNLIKFRKTNQSTSINLKPIVRRGDRVTKGQVLCEGYATQLGELALGRNLKVAFMPWKGYNFEDAIVISEKVVREDIFTSIHIDDYTLEVRDTKLGNEELTNDIPNVSEEATKDLDENGMIRIGAEVKPGDILIGKITPKGESDPTPEEKLLRAIFGDKAGDVKDASLKASPSLRGVVLDKKLFARAVKDKRKRSKDKDELALLETKFEVKFNELKERLVEKLFFIVNGKTSQGVLNDLGEEILPKGKKFTQKMLYAVDDFAHLTKGQWTTDEDTNGMITDLIHNYKIKLNDLQGVLRREKFMITVGDELPSGILKLAKVYIAKKRKLRVGDKMAGRHGNKGIVARIVRDEDMPFLEDGTPVDIVLNPLGVPSRMNIGQIYETVLGWAGLKLGKKFATPIFDGAELDQINALTDEAGIPRFGHTYLYDGGTGERFHQRATVGVIYMLKLGHMVDDKMHARSIGPYSLITQQPLGGKAQFGGQRFGEMEVWALEAYGASSTLREILTVKSDDVIGRAKTYEAIVKGETMPEPGLPESFNVLMHELKGLGLDIRLEE from the coding sequence ATGATCACAAATCAGACTGAAAGATTAAATTTTGCCTCTACAAAGAATATTCCGGCTTATCCAGATTTTTTGGATATTCAGGTAAAGTCTTTTAAAGATTTCTTTCAATTAGAAACTAAATCTGAAGAGAGAGGTAAGGAAGGTTTATACAATACCTTCATGGAGAACTTCCCGATCACTGATACAAGAAACCAGTTCGTATTGGAGTTCCTTGATTACTTTGTTGATCCTCCTCGTTATTCAATCGAAGAATGTATTGATAGAGGACTGACTTATAGCGTTCCGTTAAAGGCTCGTTTGAAGTTATACTGTACTGATCCTGAACACGAAGATTTTGAAACTATAGTTCAAGATGTTTATTTAGGAACAATACCGTATATGGCTCCAAGCGGTACTTTCGTAATCAATGGTGCTGAGCGAGTTGTTGTGTCACAGTTACACCGTTCACCTGGTGTTTTCTTTGGACAGTCATTCCATGCAAATGGAACTAAGTTATATTCGGCGAGAGTAATTCCTTTTAAAGGATCATGGATTGAGTTTGCTACCGATATTAATAGCGTGATGTATGCTTATATCGATAGAAAGAAAAAATTACCTGTTACAACATTATTCCGTGCAATTGGATTCGAAAGAGACAAGGATATCCTAGAGATTTTCGACCTTGCAGAGGAAGTTAAAGTATCAAAAACAGGTCTTAAGAAATACATTGGACGTAGACTTGCTGCACGTGTGTTAAACACATGGCATGAAGACTTCGTTGATGAGGACACTGGAGAGGTTGTGTCAATTGAGAGAAATGAGATTGTTTTAGACCGTGATACAGTCCTAGATAAAGACAATGTCGAAGAAATCATTGACGCTAACGTTAAAACTGTTCTTTTACATAAAGAAGACAATAATCAGGCAGATTATGCCATCATACATAATACATTACAGAAGGACCCTACTAACTCTGAAAAAGAGGCAGTAGAGCACATCTACCGTCAATTGCGTAATGCAGAACCGCCTGATGAGGAGACTGCACGTGGTATTATTGATAAATTGTTCTTCTCTGATCAACGTTACAATCTAGGTGAAGTTGGTCGTTACAGAATGAACAAGAAATTAAATCTTGATACTCCAATTGACAAACAAGTTTTAACAAAAGAGGATATTATCACTATTGTTAAGTACTTGATTGAATTGATTAACTCAAAAGCTGAGATTGATGATATTGACCACTTATCAAACCGTCGTGTTAGAACAGTAGGTGAACAATTATCTGCTCAGTTTGGTGTTGGTTTAGCTCGTATGGCAAGAACAATTCGTGAGCGTATGAATGTACGTGATAACGAGGTGTTTACTCCAATCGACTTGATTAATGCTAAGACTTTATCATCAGTTATTAATTCATTTTTTGGAACTAACCAGTTATCTCAGTTTATGGACCAAACGAATCCATTGGCAGAGATTACACACAAACGTCGTTTATCAGCTTTAGGACCTGGAGGTTTATCAAGGGAAAGAGCAGGTTTCGAGGTGCGTGACGTTCACTATACTCACTACGGACGTTTATGTCCTATTGAGACACCAGAGGGACCAAACATTGGTTTGATTTCGTCTTTAGCTGTTTATGCTAAAGTAAATAATATGGGATTCATCGAAACTCCTTACCGTCCTGTTGTAAACGGACAAGTGGATATCGTTAATGATCCTATTTATTTAAGTGCTGAAGAAGAGGAAGGTAAATTAATTGCGCAAGCTAACGTACCTGTAGACGCTGTTGGTAATATGACTGACGAGCGTGTAGTTGTTAAAGAGGAGGGGGATTTCCCAGTAGTTGAACCGAAAGATATTCATTTTACTGACGTTGCTCCTAACCAAATTGCTTCTATTTCTGCATCTTTGATTCCTTTCTTAGAGCATGATGATGCCAACCGTGCATTGATGGGATCTAACATGATGCGTCAAGCGGTTCCTTTATTACGTCCTGAATCTCCAATTGTAGGTACAGGATTAGAAAGACAAGTAGCTTCTGATTCTCGTGTTTTAATTAACGCTGAAGGAGAAGGTACTGTTGAGTATGTTGATGCTCAAAAAATCATTATTAAATATGACCGTACTGATGAAGAACGTCTAATTAGTTTTGATCCAGATGAGAAAACATACAACTTAATTAAGTTTAGAAAAACTAACCAAAGTACAAGTATCAACTTGAAACCGATTGTAAGAAGAGGTGATAGAGTTACTAAAGGTCAAGTACTTTGTGAAGGTTATGCTACTCAATTAGGAGAGTTAGCTTTAGGTCGTAACTTGAAAGTGGCGTTTATGCCATGGAAAGGGTACAACTTCGAGGATGCTATCGTAATTTCTGAGAAAGTAGTACGTGAAGATATCTTTACATCTATCCATATTGATGATTATACATTAGAGGTTAGAGATACTAAATTAGGTAACGAAGAGTTAACTAATGACATCCCTAACGTTAGTGAGGAAGCAACAAAAGACTTAGATGAAAATGGTATGATCCGTATCGGTGCTGAAGTAAAACCTGGTGATATTTTAATTGGTAAGATTACTCCTAAAGGAGAATCAGATCCAACTCCAGAAGAAAAATTACTTCGTGCAATCTTCGGTGATAAAGCTGGAGACGTTAAGGATGCTTCATTAAAAGCTTCACCATCTTTAAGAGGGGTTGTTTTAGATAAGAAATTGTTCGCAAGAGCAGTAAAAGATAAACGTAAACGTTCTAAAGATAAAGACGAATTGGCTTTATTAGAGACTAAGTTTGAAGTTAAATTCAACGAGTTAAAAGAGCGTTTAGTTGAAAAATTATTCTTCATCGTGAATGGTAAAACATCTCAAGGTGTATTGAATGATTTAGGAGAGGAAATTTTACCAAAAGGTAAGAAATTCACTCAAAAAATGTTATATGCTGTTGATGACTTCGCTCATTTAACAAAAGGACAATGGACAACTGATGAGGATACAAATGGTATGATCACAGACTTGATTCACAACTACAAAATTAAATTAAACGATCTTCAAGGAGTTCTTAGAAGAGAGAAATTTATGATTACTGTAGGAGATGAGTTACCATCAGGAATTTTGAAATTAGCAAAAGTTTATATAGCTAAGAAACGTAAATTACGTGTAGGTGATAAAATGGCAGGACGTCACGGTAACAAAGGTATCGTAGCGAGAATCGTTAGAGACGAGGATATGCCATTCTTAGAAGATGGAACACCAGTTGATATTGTGTTGAATCCACTTGGGGTACCTTCTCGTATGAACATCGGTCAGATTTATGAAACAGTATTAGGATGGGCTGGATTAAAACTTGGTAAAAAGTTTGCGACACCTATTTTTGATGGTGCTGAATTAGATCAGATTAATGCGCTTACAGATGAGGCAGGAATTCCTCGTTTTGGACACACTTATCTGTATGATGGTGGTACAGGAGAAAGATTCCACCAAAGAGCAACAGTTGGTGTTATCTACATGCTGAAATTAGGACACATGGTTGATGATAAGATGCACGCGCGTTCTATTGGTCCTTACTCATTAATTACGCAACAACCATTAGGAGGTAAGGCTCAGTTTGGTGGTCAGCGTTTTGGAGAGATGGAGGTATGGGCTTTAGAAGCATACGGAGCATCAAGTACACTACGTGAAATCTTGACGGTAAAATCGGATGACGTTATTGGTAGAGCGAAAACTTACGAAGCAATCGTTAAAGGAGAAACTATGCCAGAGCCAGGATTACCTGAATCATTCAATGTATTGATGCATGAATTAAAAGGTCTTGGATTAGACATCAGATTAGAAGAATAA